GAACCAGCCCTAAAAACAACTTAACACTTTACAGCTTAAGCAGGCTCTTTTACTTATATTATTTCACATTTCCTCCAAATAACAATGAAGAAGGTATAATTTTCCCAATGAAACATGAAGATGTTTAAAGCATTGTAACATTTGTGTTAGTTACCATTATGGGTTTCTGAGGGTaaataatgctttctttttcGACCCCATGGATTACAAAAAATTCATCTTGAGGATCAGGGCTTCTCTGGACAAATAATGTCTCTCATACCTTCATCCCAACTCTTTGAATACCCTACCTTTGAATCTACAACTTTCCAATgtattaaatattcaataaaaaaatgtcatttcagcCCCTGTGCTGAGAATAGGGAACAAAGATTTGAATTGACAAAATAAGACACTTGCCTTCAAGGAGTTCCCACTCAGGTAAACAAGCACAGCAATCAGTAATTATCTACTAGACATCTAGGTTCAAACCCTGGGACTATCCTTAAGTCATTTCCTTTAACCTAAACTCTAGActctttatctgtgaaatggaagaCAATACCATCAGTCTAACTCAAAGTAATACTTGTATTTGGTGAGATAATTACTTAAAGCAGAATGTCTGATCCATAGTATGTATGCTAAGTATTTACTGAATTAATGGGTTATATGAGCACATCCTTTGGGTGGAAAGGGTTGGAGGGAGAGAGAACACCCCAGCATTACATTTTCTCACGATTCTGGACCTTTTAAGGAAATGCTATTTACCTGGTCATGTGGATTTCATATTCTCAGGCTCTCGTGCATTAGAACCACAAACCCCACCCAGCATTGAAAACCAGAAAGAGGAACCTGGCAGGTCCTACATGGGGATGAACAAATGGCTTTCTGGCCTGACCAAGTTTGCAAAGGGAAGTTAGCAGCAGAGCTGAGCTTCAAGTCCTGAAATCCTGCAAATCCTTAAGGTTAAAGACTAAAAACAGCTCAGTTAAATCCAAGTATTTCTCCAAGGTGGAGCTAGGGTGAAGAATTAGGAgccattgaggatttttttttttttttttgtagagacagagtttcactttatcgccctcggtagagtgccgtggcgtcacacagctcacagcaacctccagctcctgggcttaggcgattctcctgcctcagcctcccgagtagctgggactacaggcgcctgccacaacgcccggctattttttttgttgcagtttggcaggggccgggtttgaacccgccaccctcagtatatgggactggtgccctgctcactgagccacaggcgccgccccaggagcCATTGAGGATTTAAAGAACTCTATGGGCCACAGCAGTTCTTCCCCTTATACattctttcaataaaaatatactgATACATGGGGGGCCCTGAGGGGAAGATCAATCGGCCCCGAAGGGAACTGAAGAAGAAGCTGTTCAATcactgggtgggggagggaggggttgAATAGGGAGCATCAACTGAAGCACCAGGTGGTTGGGGCTGTGATAGACGCAGGGCTGATCACAAGCCACCATCTCAAGAAGTAGGCTTACCAGATGAGACGGTCGGATTCCCAGCCGCCGTGTGAAACGGAAGGTCCTCATGCAGCATGTGCTCGCTGGCTCTGGGAAAGCTTCATGTGCATAATAGAGAAGTTGCCAAAGAAGGAAACTAGAAAAGGTCCAGTGCACGTGGCAACATTACTCTGTCAAGGAAGAAGCGCAGGAAACTCCTGCAGCAGATCCACCTTATGCAGAAAGAGAAGGCGGCCATGGAAGTGGAGTCTCCTTCAAAGCCAACCAGGACTAGTGAAGCACAACCCAAAcagcaaaagaagacaaaagcCCAGCAGGACGTAGACATGAAGGACCTTGAAGATGAGAGCTAAAGTTCTTACCTCTTCTACCACAAGTTTCTCAGCTGGAGCCATAAGGACTCCAGAGGTGGTTTCAGAGGACTTTGGAGAAAGCATTGCCCCTTTTCAGCTCTGCCCAGATTCCTCTTCCATAATGGCCTACTGACCTTCCCTGTAGGGATGTATTATGAGGAAAAAGGATACAGAAGAAAATTGGGGAGGGGCCTGTCTAGCGGTCGACATTTGTAATAAAGCCCTagagctctgaaaaaaaaaatttatatatatatactgatatAACTACTCTGTGTCAGGTGTTTGGGGCAGCAGAGGACTTAGACATGGTTCCAGCTTTTGAGGTACTTACAGTCTGAGAGACCGAAATCACAATGAAAATTAGTTTCACCACAAAGGTCCTGACATACGCTATTCAGGGTAACCCAGAAGCACCACCACCTTTCCCACTTTCATTCTCCCTCCCaagtttcctcctcctccctttcaaTCTGTTTACCACAAAACTTGTGATTtctgggcggcgcccgtggcttagtgagtagggtgctggccccatatacctagggtgacgggttcaaacccggccctagccaaattgcaacaaaaaaatagctgggtgttgtggctggcacctatagtcccagctacttgggaggctgaggcaggagaatcacctgagccccggagttggaggttgctgtgagctgtgtgaggccatggcactctatggagggcgatagggtgagactctgtctctaaaaaaaaaaaaaaagattaaaaaaaaaaaacttgccattTCCAGAGGCCCTTCCTTGGCAGAAGAGTCTGCCTGACCATGTGCCATAGGAGTTTAGAATGGAAATCTAACAGCAAAGCCTACACCTTACACCACCTACAGCCTCCAGAATCAAACTTCACAGTCGTTTTAAAACCACGGAAGCACATGTTCTGCTAAATGTATTTTAAGACTTTACAGGAACAGTTCTGAGGAGATTAGACTAAATCTTCTGAGAATATCTCAGGCATTCATTCCACACCTATTATGGGTCAGATACTGCTTTGAATTTCTTATAATGGAGCTTAGGACAtgttaccccaaaatatgacacTCTTGAcatttgagaaaacagcagaagcaggaaggccATTCTCACCTTTCCCTCAACCTTCTCCCTGAAGCAGGCCATCAGATGCTTATTGGAGAGATACCCTCCCCAATACCCAGAGGAAAGGAATAACCTTTTTCTGAAGACACAGGGACAtaaagaagaatctgaacaaacaggtCTTGCTAAATTCACCTCCAGGTTATTACCAGACCCCCTCTGTCTAATCATACTTCTTCATAACTGCCCACTTCTTCATCAAACTTTACAGAATGGTgtaccagccacgtacaccagggaaggtgggttcgaacctggtctgggcctgccaaacaacaatgacaactacaaccgaaaaaacAGCTAGGCGtcatggcgagtgcctgtagtccctcctacttgggagtctgaggcaagagactcatttgagcccaagagtttgaggttgatgtgagctatgatgccatgatactctattaagagtgacatagtgaaactctgtctcaaaaaaaaaaaatttacagaaaaataaacaagtttaCCTGTTTCATTGGGCCTTCATTCCTTATGAAGGCTCTCCTATTTCATGtaaaacttatattaaataaatctCTATGCTTTTCTATTGTtaacctgtcttttgttatagaGGCCTCAGCTATGAAACTAAAGAAGAGACATTTATTTACCCCTGTATTGATATATACAAATGTCCTCAAACCACTATTACAAGGGAGCtattattatcccaattttacaaagaaattatGTTCACAGAAATTAGGTGATTTGCCCCAAATCACAGTTACTAAGTAATGGAGCTGAAATTCATAAGCAAATTGGCTGAAATCACTTgaaagtcttcattttctttccttgtatttCACACTTTATTCTAAAGATAAACCCTTTGAGGTGGGATATCAGCAAAATCctcttttacaaatgaggaaactggtgCTTAAAGAGGTGATATTGCTTTCTCAGGAACAgattagtaagtggcagagccaacaT
This is a stretch of genomic DNA from Nycticebus coucang isolate mNycCou1 chromosome 14, mNycCou1.pri, whole genome shotgun sequence. It encodes these proteins:
- the C14H11orf98 gene encoding LOW QUALITY PROTEIN: uncharacterized protein C11orf98 homolog (The sequence of the model RefSeq protein was modified relative to this genomic sequence to represent the inferred CDS: deleted 1 base in 1 codon; substituted 1 base at 1 genomic stop codon) translates to MGGPEGKINRPRRELKKKLFNHGWGREGLNREHQLKHQVVGAVIDAGLITSHHLKKXAYQMRRSSARGNITLSRKKRRKLLQQIHLMQKEKAAMEVESPSKPTRTSEAQPKQQKKTKAQQDVDMKDLEDES